A window of Haliscomenobacter hydrossis DSM 1100 contains these coding sequences:
- a CDS encoding VPS10 domain-containing protein has translation MKKSNFFTTLVLFILALSQLQAQPYDAKLFDAMRWRMIGPHRGGRTVGAVGVPQQPNVFYIGVNHGGVWKTTDFGRTWVPIFDDQPTGSIGDVGVALSNPNVVYVASGEGLQRPDLSVGDGMYKSTDAGKTWQHIGLREGQQIGGIDIDPKDENRVFAAVLGHPYGPNTERGVYRTLNGGKTWERVLYKDENTGAVQVTIDPQNPNTVYAVLWAARQGPWENGAWQGPESGLYKSTDGGNTWKKIIKGMPTFEEGLGRIGFCIAPSNPNRLYATVDAPKGGIYRSDDAGESWTLMNPDARLWGRGSDFAEVKVDPKNPDIVYSANIVAWKSVDGGKTWAAFRGAPGGDDYHRIWINPDNPNIILLASDQGAIITVNGGETFSSWYNQPTAQFYHVSTDNAFPYNVYGGQQESGSVGITSRGNDGRITFREWHPVGVEEYGYVAPDPLDPNIIYGGKVTKFDKRTGQTQNIAPEAVRGGKYRFIRTAPILFSPLDPKTLFYAGNVLFKTQNGGNSWEVISPDLTRETYPEIPASVGVYTTPDMKTMPRRGVIYTIAPSPLDVNLIWVGTDDGLIHVTRDGGKNWSNVTPPAITAWSKVSIMEASHFDPNTAYAAVNRIRCDDLRPHIYRTRDGGKTWQEIVTGLPNDPINAVKEDPLKKGLLFAGSERMVSVSFDDGEHWQSLRLNMPATSIRDLVIKDDDIVVGTHGRSFWILDDITPLRQLTPAVATQNAMLYKPQLTYRVRWNMNTDTPIPQEEPSGDNPPDGAVINYFLKNQSEATLEIFDAAGKLVRKFSTQDKPYTIPNNNVPEYWIRPQQILSGAPGSHRFVWDLHYTPLDEPASFSIAATFRNSAPRPTGPWVMPGTYTVKLTVGDQSFTQPLLIKMDPRVKSTPVQLQQQHNLSLDCYAGQKKVAELQTAVASLRKQVALTLPLVKKGTLPASLQQLDQTLTVQNTELGRLSRAFAGVFNVLQDTDMPATTQALAAGQEAKTGLEQVALKWNALYRDVIPGINAQLKKMKLQGIE, from the coding sequence AAGCCCAACCCTACGACGCCAAACTCTTCGACGCCATGCGCTGGCGCATGATCGGCCCACACCGCGGCGGACGCACAGTAGGCGCAGTGGGTGTACCCCAACAACCCAATGTATTTTACATCGGCGTCAACCACGGTGGAGTGTGGAAAACGACCGACTTTGGTCGCACCTGGGTGCCCATTTTTGATGATCAACCCACCGGCTCGATTGGCGATGTGGGGGTAGCCCTTTCCAATCCCAATGTGGTATACGTAGCCAGTGGTGAGGGCCTGCAACGCCCCGACCTGTCGGTTGGCGATGGCATGTACAAATCCACCGATGCGGGCAAAACCTGGCAGCACATCGGCCTGCGCGAAGGTCAACAAATTGGGGGCATCGACATTGACCCCAAAGATGAAAACCGCGTTTTTGCCGCTGTACTCGGCCACCCTTACGGCCCCAATACCGAGCGGGGCGTATACCGTACCCTTAACGGTGGTAAAACCTGGGAACGGGTACTCTACAAAGACGAAAACACAGGGGCAGTACAAGTGACCATCGATCCCCAAAATCCCAATACCGTTTACGCCGTGCTCTGGGCTGCCCGTCAGGGGCCTTGGGAAAATGGTGCCTGGCAAGGCCCCGAAAGTGGTCTCTACAAATCAACCGATGGCGGCAATACCTGGAAAAAAATCATCAAAGGCATGCCTACTTTTGAAGAAGGGCTCGGGCGCATCGGCTTTTGCATCGCCCCCAGCAACCCTAATCGCCTGTACGCGACTGTTGACGCACCCAAAGGTGGTATTTACCGCAGCGACGACGCGGGAGAATCCTGGACCCTGATGAATCCCGACGCCCGCCTTTGGGGCCGTGGCAGCGATTTTGCCGAAGTCAAAGTAGACCCCAAAAACCCCGACATTGTTTACTCCGCCAATATCGTCGCCTGGAAATCTGTAGATGGCGGCAAAACCTGGGCGGCCTTTCGCGGTGCACCCGGTGGCGACGACTACCACCGCATCTGGATCAATCCCGATAATCCCAACATTATTCTCTTGGCCAGCGATCAGGGAGCCATCATCACCGTCAATGGCGGCGAGACCTTCAGCTCCTGGTACAACCAACCCACCGCGCAGTTTTACCATGTGAGCACCGACAATGCTTTTCCCTACAATGTGTACGGTGGCCAACAAGAAAGTGGCTCAGTGGGCATCACCTCGCGGGGCAACGATGGCCGCATTACTTTCCGCGAATGGCACCCAGTAGGCGTGGAAGAATATGGCTACGTGGCACCCGATCCGCTCGACCCCAACATCATTTACGGGGGCAAAGTGACCAAATTTGACAAACGTACCGGGCAAACCCAAAACATCGCCCCCGAAGCGGTGCGCGGGGGCAAGTATCGGTTTATCCGTACGGCGCCTATTTTGTTTTCTCCACTTGACCCCAAAACCTTGTTCTACGCGGGCAATGTGCTGTTCAAAACCCAAAATGGCGGCAACTCCTGGGAGGTCATCAGCCCCGATCTGACGCGGGAAACTTACCCCGAAATCCCGGCCAGCGTGGGGGTGTATACCACTCCTGATATGAAAACCATGCCCCGGAGGGGCGTCATTTATACCATCGCGCCTTCTCCGCTGGATGTCAACCTGATTTGGGTGGGCACCGACGACGGCCTGATTCACGTCACCAGGGACGGTGGCAAAAACTGGAGCAACGTTACTCCCCCCGCCATTACGGCCTGGAGCAAGGTATCCATCATGGAAGCCAGCCATTTTGACCCCAATACCGCCTATGCTGCGGTGAACCGCATCCGTTGTGACGATCTGCGCCCGCACATCTACCGCACCCGCGATGGGGGCAAAACCTGGCAAGAAATCGTGACGGGTTTGCCCAATGATCCGATCAATGCGGTCAAAGAAGATCCCTTGAAAAAGGGGCTGTTGTTTGCGGGCTCCGAACGGATGGTCTCCGTGTCATTTGACGATGGGGAACACTGGCAATCATTACGCCTCAATATGCCCGCAACCTCGATCCGCGATTTGGTGATCAAAGACGATGACATCGTGGTCGGTACACACGGTCGTTCCTTCTGGATTTTGGATGACATTACGCCACTGCGGCAATTGACGCCCGCCGTTGCCACACAAAACGCCATGTTGTACAAACCCCAATTGACTTACAGGGTGCGTTGGAACATGAACACGGATACGCCCATCCCGCAGGAAGAACCCTCTGGCGATAACCCTCCAGACGGCGCAGTGATCAATTATTTCCTGAAAAACCAAAGCGAAGCTACACTGGAGATTTTTGATGCGGCCGGAAAATTGGTGCGCAAGTTCAGCACGCAGGACAAGCCTTACACGATCCCGAACAATAACGTCCCGGAATACTGGATCAGGCCGCAACAGATTTTATCAGGAGCACCCGGTTCGCATCGCTTTGTATGGGATTTGCATTACACCCCGCTGGATGAGCCAGCATCTTTTTCGATTGCGGCCACTTTCCGGAATTCAGCACCACGCCCAACCGGACCTTGGGTGATGCCGGGAACTTATACCGTAAAACTAACCGTTGGCGACCAAAGTTTTACCCAGCCTTTGCTCATCAAAATGGATCCTCGGGTAAAAAGTACGCCTGTACAATTGCAACAGCAGCACAACTTGTCGCTGGATTGTTACGCAGGGCAAAAAAAGGTAGCCGAATTACAGACGGCAGTAGCCAGCCTGCGCAAACAGGTGGCATTGACTTTACCTTTGGTCAAAAAGGGTACCCTACCCGCTTCTTTGCAGCAATTGGATCAAACATTGACGGTACAAAATACTGAGCTGGGTCGTTTGAGCCGAGCCTTTGCAGGGGTGTTCAATGTACTGCAAGACACCGACATGCCGGCAACGACACAGGCTCTTGCAGCTGGCCAAGAGGCCAAAACGGGTTTGGAACAAGTGGCATTGAAATGGAATGCGTTGTATAGGGATGTCATTCCAGGAATCAATGCGCAGTTGAAGAAGATGAAATTGCAGGGGATCGAGTGA
- a CDS encoding AEC family transporter, translating into MTQANHVFIITLSIIAIGFLLKKYGFITEKDGKIISKFLMHTTFPALMIVSTARVKLDPELFLIPLFCIGFCGIMLTLAWFWFSNYSTDLRGVLTMGAGTANVGLFGFPIIEGLFGKEALVYAVMFDIGNTIIAFGVVYPIGRYFASGGNQSLDWKSILKRVFSLPPFLGLIVGLSINIFSLPLPALAFDALDVLAKGNKPLVLLLMGVYLSFALDKNQLKAISKVLFIRYSVGLTMVAVLYFFLPAGSLMRSVLIMCVLLPLGMTILPFSDEMNFDSRIAGTLLNISLLISFVLMWVMVLGLGLM; encoded by the coding sequence ATGACCCAAGCGAACCACGTCTTTATCATCACCCTCAGCATCATCGCCATTGGATTTTTGTTGAAAAAATACGGCTTTATCACCGAGAAGGACGGTAAAATCATTTCCAAATTTTTGATGCACACCACTTTCCCTGCACTGATGATCGTATCAACAGCGAGGGTGAAATTGGACCCAGAACTGTTTCTGATTCCCTTGTTTTGCATCGGTTTTTGTGGAATCATGCTGACCCTCGCCTGGTTTTGGTTTTCCAATTACAGCACTGACCTGCGCGGCGTGCTCACCATGGGTGCCGGAACGGCCAATGTGGGCTTGTTCGGATTTCCCATCATTGAGGGTTTGTTTGGCAAAGAAGCGCTGGTCTACGCTGTGATGTTTGATATCGGCAATACCATTATTGCCTTTGGGGTGGTGTACCCCATTGGGCGGTATTTTGCTTCGGGTGGCAATCAATCGCTCGATTGGAAATCCATCCTGAAGCGGGTATTTAGTTTACCGCCCTTCCTGGGTCTGATTGTTGGTTTGAGCATCAATATTTTTTCCCTTCCCCTGCCAGCTTTGGCCTTCGATGCGCTGGACGTTTTGGCCAAAGGCAACAAACCTTTGGTACTTTTGCTGATGGGGGTTTATTTGAGCTTTGCACTCGACAAAAATCAATTGAAGGCCATCTCCAAAGTCTTGTTTATCCGTTATAGTGTGGGCTTGACGATGGTCGCTGTCTTGTACTTTTTCCTTCCGGCTGGCTCCCTCATGCGGAGTGTATTGATCATGTGTGTGTTGTTGCCCTTGGGCATGACCATTCTGCCTTTTTCAGATGAAATGAATTTTGATTCGCGCATTGCGGGTACACTCCTGAATATTTCACTGTTGATCAGTTTTGTATTGATGTGGGTGATGGTGCTGGGTTTGGGGCTGATGTGA